A section of the Mangifera indica cultivar Alphonso chromosome 12, CATAS_Mindica_2.1, whole genome shotgun sequence genome encodes:
- the LOC123192981 gene encoding uncharacterized protein LOC123192981 isoform X1, whose amino-acid sequence MQNSDQEKQDQRANSNMEDSDAMTIEFLRVRLLSERSVSKSARQRADELARRVAELEEQLRFVSHQRKKAEKATADVLAILENRGISDIAESFDSSSDREAPCESEVHNSTSKEGENSVTPKLRRNEWEEHSGLDIDYSPVLHRGLSWKGRKDALHSSEKYKDSDMRRRSSFRSVGSSSKHRVGKSRRQIRSQESKSVDGEHKTEPIKVDSQENGAPASLEDVSLNHSDGRPEILREGAKVLEEKFLLEGSQGSLENVKNVTCGNFDVNEHGGETTMEKALEHQAQLIGKYEEMEKAQREWEERFRENNNSTPDSCDPGNQSDVTEEREEIKAQVECPAATTNTVQEAKPEDCFSNKLADTHSNGFLSPAHGDVQYLEQKLGSIHASESLGQDFAFPTVNGKQNQDSLKTDLYRPSQSSHHHPHGLPGNHSAVVSSSNSGSLFSRGEVYGNQNELYALVPHEKPNGFDEVLEALKQAKLSLQQEVSRVSVTERKSLEKTDKPSIRMPVTESKSLEKAIPPSVPAKEVWDKGEIPVGLSGLFRLPTDYAIEESRATLLASGSQPSLANYYPSAGLGVTVGDRTLTNSFIDSRPTSSAGNFLVAGDHQYVTRPLMDRRSIYSSGDGVLTSQYSDISSRISMQKPSFDSNLDPGLPSFGQFTHSTISSSPDLMPRRPGDERFLTCPPNISVGMPPSKLDAGLSSNQFPYPSLPSYPNQMPRIPTNEGFPTVRPVRSVGMPPVDHLFYSDHTRPHMYR is encoded by the exons ATGCAGAATTCTGATCAGGAGAAGCAAGATCAGAG GGCAAACTCTAACATGGAGGATTCTGATGCAATGACCATCGAGTTTCTTCGGGTACGCCTGCTGTCTGAAAGATCTGTCTCCAAAAGTGCAAGGCAGCGAGCTGATGAGCTAGCAAGAAGG GTAGCAGAGCTGGAGGAACAGCTAAGGTTTGTGTCACATCAAAGAAAGAAGGCTGAGAAAGCAACTGCTGATGTTCTTGCTATTTTAGAAAACAGGGGTATAAGTGACATTGCTGAGTCATTTGATTCAAGCTCTGACCGGGAAGCCCCTTGTGAATCAGAAGTCCATAATAGTACTAGTAAAGAAGGGGAAAACTCAGTCACTCCaaaactaagaagaaatgaGTGGGAGGAACATTCAGGTTTGGACATTGATTATTCTCCGGTGCTTCACAGAGGCTTATCTTGGAAAGGTCGCAAGGATGCTTTGCATTCATCAGAAAAGTACAAGGATTCTGATATGAGAAGACGTAGCAGTTTTAGATCTGTTGGATCTTCTTCAAAACATCGTGTAGGAAAATCACGTCGCCAGATAAGAAGTCAGGAATCAAA ATCTGTGGATGGGGAGCATAAAACAGAACCTATAAAGGTTGATTCTCAAGAAAATGGGGCTCCCGCCTCTTTAGAAGATGTTTCTCTGAATCATTCTGATGGTAGACCTGAGATATTGAGAGAAGGTGCTAAAGTTCTGGAAGAGAAATTTTTACTGGAGGGTTCACAAGGTAGCttagaaaatgtaaaaaatgtgACCTGTGGTAATTTTGACGTCAATGAGCATGGAGGAGAAACAACTATGGAGAAGGCACTAGAACATCAGGCACAGCTGATTGGAAAATATGAAGAAATGGAAAAGGCTCAAAGAGAATGGGAAGAGAGGTTTAGAGAAAATAACAACAGTACACCG GATTCATGTGATCCTGGGAATCAGTCAGATGTAACTGAGGAAAGAGAAGAGATCAAGGCACAAGTTGAATGTCCTGCTGCCACAACCAATACTGTCCAAGAGGCTAAGCCAGAAGATTGTTTCTCTAACAAATTGGCCGACACTCATTCTAATGGATTTCTTTCTCCTGCACATGGTGATGTGCAATATTTAGAGCAAAAACTTGGCAGCATTCATGCATCTGAATCACTGGGTCAGGATTTTGCATTTCCTACGGTAAATGGAAAGCAAAATCAGGACAGCCTGAAAACCGACCTATATCGACCTTCACAGAGCTCCCATCACCATCCACATGGTCTCCCTGGAAACCATTCAGCAGTGGTTTCTTCATCAAATTCAGGCAGTTTGTTCAGTAGAGGAGAAGTTTATGGGAACCAAAATGAACTCTATGCACTAGTGCCACATGAAAAACCTAATGGGTTCGATGAAGTGCTGGAGGCGCTTAAGCAAGCAAAGTTATCGCTGCAACAGGAAGTCAGTAGAGTGTCGGTAACAGAAAGGAAATCTCTTGAGAAAACTGATAAACCTTCTATCAGAATGCCAGTAACTGAAAGTAAATCTCTTGAAAAAGCTATCCCCCCTTCTGTTCCTGCCAAGGAAGTTTGGGACAAGGGAGAGATTCCTGTTGGGTTATCTGGACTTTTCAGATTACCAACCGATTATGCCATTGAGGAAAGCAGAGCCACCTTGCTGGCTTCTGGTTCTCAGCCAAGTTTGGCAAACTATTATCCTAGTGCAGGGCTTGGAGTAACTGTTGGTGACAGAACTCTTACAAATTCATTCATAGATAGTAGGCCCACTTCTTCTGCTGGTAATTTTCTGGTAGCTGGTGATCATCAGTATGTCACTAGACCTTTGATGGATAGGAGGTCGATTTACTCATCAGGGGATGGAGTTCTTACCAGCCAATACTCTGATATTTCATCAAGAATATCCATGCAGAAACCATCTTTTGATAGTAACTTGGATCCTGGTCTACCCTCTTTCGGACAATTTACTCACTCCACCATTTCCTCCTCCCCTGACCTGATGCCACGGAGACCAGGTGATGAAAGATTTTTAACATGCCCTCCTAACATATCAGTTGGGATGCCTCCCTCAAAACTGGATGCGGGTCTATCCTCCAATCAATTTCCTTACCCCTCATTGCCATCCTATCCCAATCAAATGCCAAGGATACCGACTAATGAAGGATTTCCCACGGTACGCCCTGTTAGGTCAGTGGGGATGCCACCTGTTGATCATTTATTTTACAGTGATCATACCAGACCACATATGTATAGATAA
- the LOC123193013 gene encoding uncharacterized RNA-binding protein C1827.05c-like isoform X1, with amino-acid sequence MNSSEMGAKQQKVLKNLKKASSQLSSPSDMKEAADFLPLEGGPGYKLPEEKPPVYKATVLYIGRIPHGFYEKEMQAFFGQFGIIKRLRIARNKKTGKSKHFGFLEFKDPEVAEVVADTMHGYLLFEHLLQVHLIPPEHVHPKLWKGFNYRYKPSDRVQVERRQQNKERTLEEHRKLVEKIMKRDQKRRKRIEDAGIEYEYPEIVGSVQPVPKKIKFDEE; translated from the exons ATGAATTCCAG TGAAATGGGGGCCAAGCAACAGAAAGTTTTGAAGAACTTAAAGAAAGCCTCTTCACAGTTATCAAGCCCTAGTGACATGAAAGAAGCAGCTGATTTCTTG CCGCTTGAAGGTGGGCCTGGGTATAAGCTTCCTGAGGAAAAACCACCAGTATATAAGGCCACAGTTTTGTATATTGGCCGGATTCCGCATGGGTTTTATGAGAAGGAAATGCAAG CTTTCTTTGGCCAATTTGGTATAATCAAGAGGCTAAGAATTGCAAGAAATAAAAAG ACCGGAAAATCAAAGCATTTTGGCTTCCTCGAATTTAAGGATCCTGAG GTAGCTGAAGTTGTGGCTGATACTATGCATGGTTATCTTTTGTTTGAGCACCTTTTGCAAGTTCATCTTATTCCTCCAGAGCATGTTCATCCCAAATT GTGGAAAGGCTTTAATTATCGATACAAGCCCTCAGACAGGGTTCAAGTGGAGCGGAGGCAACAAAACAAG GAAAGAACTTTGGAAGAGCACAGGAAGTTGGTGGAGAAAATCATGAAGCGAGATCAGAAGCGGCGCAAGAGGATAGAAGATGCTGGTATTGAGTATGAGTACCCTGAAATT GTGGGTAGTGTCCAGCCAGTTCCGAAGAAGATAAAGTTTGATGAAGAATAG
- the LOC123193013 gene encoding uncharacterized RNA-binding protein C1827.05c-like isoform X2, with the protein MGAKQQKVLKNLKKASSQLSSPSDMKEAADFLPLEGGPGYKLPEEKPPVYKATVLYIGRIPHGFYEKEMQAFFGQFGIIKRLRIARNKKTGKSKHFGFLEFKDPEVAEVVADTMHGYLLFEHLLQVHLIPPEHVHPKLWKGFNYRYKPSDRVQVERRQQNKERTLEEHRKLVEKIMKRDQKRRKRIEDAGIEYEYPEIVGSVQPVPKKIKFDEE; encoded by the exons ATGGGGGCCAAGCAACAGAAAGTTTTGAAGAACTTAAAGAAAGCCTCTTCACAGTTATCAAGCCCTAGTGACATGAAAGAAGCAGCTGATTTCTTG CCGCTTGAAGGTGGGCCTGGGTATAAGCTTCCTGAGGAAAAACCACCAGTATATAAGGCCACAGTTTTGTATATTGGCCGGATTCCGCATGGGTTTTATGAGAAGGAAATGCAAG CTTTCTTTGGCCAATTTGGTATAATCAAGAGGCTAAGAATTGCAAGAAATAAAAAG ACCGGAAAATCAAAGCATTTTGGCTTCCTCGAATTTAAGGATCCTGAG GTAGCTGAAGTTGTGGCTGATACTATGCATGGTTATCTTTTGTTTGAGCACCTTTTGCAAGTTCATCTTATTCCTCCAGAGCATGTTCATCCCAAATT GTGGAAAGGCTTTAATTATCGATACAAGCCCTCAGACAGGGTTCAAGTGGAGCGGAGGCAACAAAACAAG GAAAGAACTTTGGAAGAGCACAGGAAGTTGGTGGAGAAAATCATGAAGCGAGATCAGAAGCGGCGCAAGAGGATAGAAGATGCTGGTATTGAGTATGAGTACCCTGAAATT GTGGGTAGTGTCCAGCCAGTTCCGAAGAAGATAAAGTTTGATGAAGAATAG
- the LOC123192645 gene encoding RING-H2 finger protein ATL38-like, which yields MISSGLNLVMTVIGFAVSIMFIVFVCTRLICARIQLNAYRRSFPIASRSNFSLLERGFQGLEPVAIANFPTTKYSDEFFAAAEDAQCTVCLSEYHCEDTLRILPYCGHSFHVTCIDIWLQQHSTCPVCRISQRECPQRKHLLQPLFSSAVRSHYVHAFDRHSYNLLTGHGFSSRTLGNQRMDPVQEDPFSSEGDRADAADNISTTTEAHQTVKDSVNKHVESPSNP from the exons atGATATCTTCTGGGTTGAATTTGGTCATGACAGTGATAGGATTCGCTGTGAGTATCATGTTTATAGTGTTCGTTTGTACGCGCCTCATCTGTGCTCGGATTCAGTTGAACGCATACCGAAGATCTTTTCCTATTGCGTCTCGATCTAATTTCAGCTTG CTGGAAAGAGGGTTTCAGGGTCTTGAGCCTGTAGCTATAGCCAACTTTCCAACAACGAAGTACAGTGATGAGTTTTTTGCAGCTGCAGAAGATGCTCA ATGTACAGTTTGCCTATCAGAATACCATTGTGAAGATACATTGCGAATTCTTCCCTACTGTGGGCACTCCTTCCATGTTACTTGCATAGACATATGGCTGCAACAACATTCCACATGTCCAGTTTGTCGAATATCACAGCGCGAGTGTCCTCAAAGAAAGCACTTGCTGCAGCCCTTGTTTAGTTCAGCTGTTCGATCTCATTATGTCCATGCTTTTGATAGACATTCGTATAACTTGTTGACTGGACACGGGTTTTCTTCACGAACCCTTGGAAACCAGAGGATGGACCCTGTTCAAGAAGACCCTTTTTCATCTGAAGGTGATCGAGCAGACGCTGCCGACAACATTTCCACCACAACCGAGGCTCATCAGACTGTAAAAGACTCTGTAAACAAACATGTCGAAAGTCCATCAAACCCTTGA
- the LOC123192765 gene encoding trihelix transcription factor PTL-like — protein sequence MADDINNQYGLPDLGQLVSGRTHFPVNPQVGEQYLFHRNHQHESIMLPVGLVSFGHDHHHISCNTSVSGAAASGSAHSSRYGGGGGGVERESGGWSFGNESGNCRWPRQETLTLLEIRSRLDNKFKEANQKKPLWDEVSRIMAEEHGYHRSEKKCREKFENLYKYYKKTKEGKAGRQDGKNYRFFRQLEALYGDTSNNNQNISLSESNLDHHNHSNSSLLYQTQHNQEAFPDQSLSLSNTSEFETASSENNDNDDLSAIAFMMNQKSMENKQKRVKKSWKEKVKEYVDSQMQKLMESQEAWMERMLKTIEDKEQERLCKEEEWRNQEVARFDQAHEFWAKERAWIEARDAVVMEALKQYTGRGLEVSPSADAKKVANNNKWSEAETSCLAQVVTKFQENGCSDENVWEEIGVQMASLGYFRSAIECKQKWEKMKMYFNMATECNKKQRVESMDLSASSYGGTQVFHMMGIEDQENLWEKGKNHQVRENLRFSP from the exons atggCTGATGATATAAACAATCAGTACGGCCTCCCTGATCTCGGCCAACTGGTCTCCGGGAGAACCCATTTTCCCGTGAATCCACAAGTAGGGGAGCAATACTTGTTTCATAGGAATCATCAGCATGAGTCAATCATGTTGCCCGTTGGGTTGGTTAGCTTTGGTCACGATCATCATCATATTTCTTGTAATACTTCTGTTTCTGGTGCTGCTGCTTCTGGTTCGGCTCATAGTTCGAGAtatggaggaggaggaggaggagtgGAGAGGGAGAGTGGTGGGTGGAGTTTTGGAAATGAAAGTGGGAATTGCCGGTGGCCACGGCAGGAGACGCTTACTCTTCTTGAGATCAGATCTCGACTTGATAATAAGTTCAAAGAGGCTAATCAGAAAAAACCCTTGTGGGATGAAGTCTCTAG aatAATGGCGGAGGAACATGGCTATCACAGGAGCGAGAAGAAATGCAGAGAGAAGTTTGAGAATTTGTACAAGTATTACAAGAAAACAAAGGAAGGTAAAGCTGGAAGGCAAGATGGAAAAAACTACAGGTTCTTTCGCCAACTTGAAGCTCTCTATGGAGACACAagcaataataatcaaaatatttcacTCTCAGAATCCAATCTTGATCATCATAATCATTCCAATTCTAGTCTTCTTTACCAAACTCAACACAACCAAGAGGCTTTTCCTGATCAGAGCCTGAGTCTCTCCAACACTTCCGAATTCGAAACCGCTTCTTCAGAAAACAATGATAATGATGATCTTTCAGCCATTGCCTTTATGATGAACCAAAAATCCATGGAGAATAAGCAGAAGAGGGTTAAGAAGAGCTGGAAGGAGAAGGTTAAGGAATATGTAGATTCACAAATGCAGAAGCTAATGGAGTCACAAGAGGCCTGGATGGAAAGAATGCTGAAGACTATTGAAGATAAAGAGCAAGAAAGATTGtgtaaagaagaagaatggaGGAATCAAGAGGTGGCTCGGTTTGATCAGGCGCATGAATTTTGGGCTAAAGAGAGAGCTTGGATTGAAGCGCGAGATGCTGTAGTAATGGAGGCACTGAAACAATACACCGGAAGAGGATTAGAAGTTTCACCATCAGCTGATGCAAAGAAAGTTGCCAACAATAATAAATGGAGTGAAGCTGAGACTTCATGTTTAGCACAAGTTGTAACAAAATTCCAAGAAAATGGATGTTCAGATGAAAACGTGTGGGAGGAAATAGGGGTACAAATGGCTAGTTTGGGATATTTCAGGAGTGCAATTGAGTGTAAACAGAAATgggagaagatgaagatgtaTTTCAATATGGCAACAGAGTGCAACAAGAAGCAAAGGGTTGAAAGCATGGATTTGTCTGCAAGTTCTTATGGAGGAACCCAAGTGTTTCACATGATGGGAATTGAAGATCAGGAGAATTTGTGGGAGAAGGGAAAAAATCATCAAGTGAGAGAGAATTTGAGGTTTTCTCCATAG
- the LOC123192981 gene encoding uncharacterized protein LOC123192981 isoform X3: MEDSDAMTIEFLRVRLLSERSVSKSARQRADELARRVAELEEQLRFVSHQRKKAEKATADVLAILENRGISDIAESFDSSSDREAPCESEVHNSTSKEGENSVTPKLRRNEWEEHSGLDIDYSPVLHRGLSWKGRKDALHSSEKYKDSDMRRRSSFRSVGSSSKHRVGKSRRQIRSQESKSVDGEHKTEPIKVDSQENGAPASLEDVSLNHSDGRPEILREGAKVLEEKFLLEGSQGSLENVKNVTCGNFDVNEHGGETTMEKALEHQAQLIGKYEEMEKAQREWEERFRENNNSTPDSCDPGNQSDVTEEREEIKAQVECPAATTNTVQEAKPEDCFSNKLADTHSNGFLSPAHGDVQYLEQKLGSIHASESLGQDFAFPTVNGKQNQDSLKTDLYRPSQSSHHHPHGLPGNHSAVVSSSNSGSLFSRGEVYGNQNELYALVPHEKPNGFDEVLEALKQAKLSLQQEVSRVSVTERKSLEKTDKPSIRMPVTESKSLEKAIPPSVPAKEVWDKGEIPVGLSGLFRLPTDYAIEESRATLLASGSQPSLANYYPSAGLGVTVGDRTLTNSFIDSRPTSSAGNFLVAGDHQYVTRPLMDRRSIYSSGDGVLTSQYSDISSRISMQKPSFDSNLDPGLPSFGQFTHSTISSSPDLMPRRPGDERFLTCPPNISVGMPPSKLDAGLSSNQFPYPSLPSYPNQMPRIPTNEGFPTVRPVRSVGMPPVDHLFYSDHTRPHMYR, translated from the exons ATGGAGGATTCTGATGCAATGACCATCGAGTTTCTTCGGGTACGCCTGCTGTCTGAAAGATCTGTCTCCAAAAGTGCAAGGCAGCGAGCTGATGAGCTAGCAAGAAGG GTAGCAGAGCTGGAGGAACAGCTAAGGTTTGTGTCACATCAAAGAAAGAAGGCTGAGAAAGCAACTGCTGATGTTCTTGCTATTTTAGAAAACAGGGGTATAAGTGACATTGCTGAGTCATTTGATTCAAGCTCTGACCGGGAAGCCCCTTGTGAATCAGAAGTCCATAATAGTACTAGTAAAGAAGGGGAAAACTCAGTCACTCCaaaactaagaagaaatgaGTGGGAGGAACATTCAGGTTTGGACATTGATTATTCTCCGGTGCTTCACAGAGGCTTATCTTGGAAAGGTCGCAAGGATGCTTTGCATTCATCAGAAAAGTACAAGGATTCTGATATGAGAAGACGTAGCAGTTTTAGATCTGTTGGATCTTCTTCAAAACATCGTGTAGGAAAATCACGTCGCCAGATAAGAAGTCAGGAATCAAA ATCTGTGGATGGGGAGCATAAAACAGAACCTATAAAGGTTGATTCTCAAGAAAATGGGGCTCCCGCCTCTTTAGAAGATGTTTCTCTGAATCATTCTGATGGTAGACCTGAGATATTGAGAGAAGGTGCTAAAGTTCTGGAAGAGAAATTTTTACTGGAGGGTTCACAAGGTAGCttagaaaatgtaaaaaatgtgACCTGTGGTAATTTTGACGTCAATGAGCATGGAGGAGAAACAACTATGGAGAAGGCACTAGAACATCAGGCACAGCTGATTGGAAAATATGAAGAAATGGAAAAGGCTCAAAGAGAATGGGAAGAGAGGTTTAGAGAAAATAACAACAGTACACCG GATTCATGTGATCCTGGGAATCAGTCAGATGTAACTGAGGAAAGAGAAGAGATCAAGGCACAAGTTGAATGTCCTGCTGCCACAACCAATACTGTCCAAGAGGCTAAGCCAGAAGATTGTTTCTCTAACAAATTGGCCGACACTCATTCTAATGGATTTCTTTCTCCTGCACATGGTGATGTGCAATATTTAGAGCAAAAACTTGGCAGCATTCATGCATCTGAATCACTGGGTCAGGATTTTGCATTTCCTACGGTAAATGGAAAGCAAAATCAGGACAGCCTGAAAACCGACCTATATCGACCTTCACAGAGCTCCCATCACCATCCACATGGTCTCCCTGGAAACCATTCAGCAGTGGTTTCTTCATCAAATTCAGGCAGTTTGTTCAGTAGAGGAGAAGTTTATGGGAACCAAAATGAACTCTATGCACTAGTGCCACATGAAAAACCTAATGGGTTCGATGAAGTGCTGGAGGCGCTTAAGCAAGCAAAGTTATCGCTGCAACAGGAAGTCAGTAGAGTGTCGGTAACAGAAAGGAAATCTCTTGAGAAAACTGATAAACCTTCTATCAGAATGCCAGTAACTGAAAGTAAATCTCTTGAAAAAGCTATCCCCCCTTCTGTTCCTGCCAAGGAAGTTTGGGACAAGGGAGAGATTCCTGTTGGGTTATCTGGACTTTTCAGATTACCAACCGATTATGCCATTGAGGAAAGCAGAGCCACCTTGCTGGCTTCTGGTTCTCAGCCAAGTTTGGCAAACTATTATCCTAGTGCAGGGCTTGGAGTAACTGTTGGTGACAGAACTCTTACAAATTCATTCATAGATAGTAGGCCCACTTCTTCTGCTGGTAATTTTCTGGTAGCTGGTGATCATCAGTATGTCACTAGACCTTTGATGGATAGGAGGTCGATTTACTCATCAGGGGATGGAGTTCTTACCAGCCAATACTCTGATATTTCATCAAGAATATCCATGCAGAAACCATCTTTTGATAGTAACTTGGATCCTGGTCTACCCTCTTTCGGACAATTTACTCACTCCACCATTTCCTCCTCCCCTGACCTGATGCCACGGAGACCAGGTGATGAAAGATTTTTAACATGCCCTCCTAACATATCAGTTGGGATGCCTCCCTCAAAACTGGATGCGGGTCTATCCTCCAATCAATTTCCTTACCCCTCATTGCCATCCTATCCCAATCAAATGCCAAGGATACCGACTAATGAAGGATTTCCCACGGTACGCCCTGTTAGGTCAGTGGGGATGCCACCTGTTGATCATTTATTTTACAGTGATCATACCAGACCACATATGTATAGATAA
- the LOC123192981 gene encoding uncharacterized protein LOC123192981 isoform X2 codes for MANSNMEDSDAMTIEFLRVRLLSERSVSKSARQRADELARRVAELEEQLRFVSHQRKKAEKATADVLAILENRGISDIAESFDSSSDREAPCESEVHNSTSKEGENSVTPKLRRNEWEEHSGLDIDYSPVLHRGLSWKGRKDALHSSEKYKDSDMRRRSSFRSVGSSSKHRVGKSRRQIRSQESKSVDGEHKTEPIKVDSQENGAPASLEDVSLNHSDGRPEILREGAKVLEEKFLLEGSQGSLENVKNVTCGNFDVNEHGGETTMEKALEHQAQLIGKYEEMEKAQREWEERFRENNNSTPDSCDPGNQSDVTEEREEIKAQVECPAATTNTVQEAKPEDCFSNKLADTHSNGFLSPAHGDVQYLEQKLGSIHASESLGQDFAFPTVNGKQNQDSLKTDLYRPSQSSHHHPHGLPGNHSAVVSSSNSGSLFSRGEVYGNQNELYALVPHEKPNGFDEVLEALKQAKLSLQQEVSRVSVTERKSLEKTDKPSIRMPVTESKSLEKAIPPSVPAKEVWDKGEIPVGLSGLFRLPTDYAIEESRATLLASGSQPSLANYYPSAGLGVTVGDRTLTNSFIDSRPTSSAGNFLVAGDHQYVTRPLMDRRSIYSSGDGVLTSQYSDISSRISMQKPSFDSNLDPGLPSFGQFTHSTISSSPDLMPRRPGDERFLTCPPNISVGMPPSKLDAGLSSNQFPYPSLPSYPNQMPRIPTNEGFPTVRPVRSVGMPPVDHLFYSDHTRPHMYR; via the exons AT GGCAAACTCTAACATGGAGGATTCTGATGCAATGACCATCGAGTTTCTTCGGGTACGCCTGCTGTCTGAAAGATCTGTCTCCAAAAGTGCAAGGCAGCGAGCTGATGAGCTAGCAAGAAGG GTAGCAGAGCTGGAGGAACAGCTAAGGTTTGTGTCACATCAAAGAAAGAAGGCTGAGAAAGCAACTGCTGATGTTCTTGCTATTTTAGAAAACAGGGGTATAAGTGACATTGCTGAGTCATTTGATTCAAGCTCTGACCGGGAAGCCCCTTGTGAATCAGAAGTCCATAATAGTACTAGTAAAGAAGGGGAAAACTCAGTCACTCCaaaactaagaagaaatgaGTGGGAGGAACATTCAGGTTTGGACATTGATTATTCTCCGGTGCTTCACAGAGGCTTATCTTGGAAAGGTCGCAAGGATGCTTTGCATTCATCAGAAAAGTACAAGGATTCTGATATGAGAAGACGTAGCAGTTTTAGATCTGTTGGATCTTCTTCAAAACATCGTGTAGGAAAATCACGTCGCCAGATAAGAAGTCAGGAATCAAA ATCTGTGGATGGGGAGCATAAAACAGAACCTATAAAGGTTGATTCTCAAGAAAATGGGGCTCCCGCCTCTTTAGAAGATGTTTCTCTGAATCATTCTGATGGTAGACCTGAGATATTGAGAGAAGGTGCTAAAGTTCTGGAAGAGAAATTTTTACTGGAGGGTTCACAAGGTAGCttagaaaatgtaaaaaatgtgACCTGTGGTAATTTTGACGTCAATGAGCATGGAGGAGAAACAACTATGGAGAAGGCACTAGAACATCAGGCACAGCTGATTGGAAAATATGAAGAAATGGAAAAGGCTCAAAGAGAATGGGAAGAGAGGTTTAGAGAAAATAACAACAGTACACCG GATTCATGTGATCCTGGGAATCAGTCAGATGTAACTGAGGAAAGAGAAGAGATCAAGGCACAAGTTGAATGTCCTGCTGCCACAACCAATACTGTCCAAGAGGCTAAGCCAGAAGATTGTTTCTCTAACAAATTGGCCGACACTCATTCTAATGGATTTCTTTCTCCTGCACATGGTGATGTGCAATATTTAGAGCAAAAACTTGGCAGCATTCATGCATCTGAATCACTGGGTCAGGATTTTGCATTTCCTACGGTAAATGGAAAGCAAAATCAGGACAGCCTGAAAACCGACCTATATCGACCTTCACAGAGCTCCCATCACCATCCACATGGTCTCCCTGGAAACCATTCAGCAGTGGTTTCTTCATCAAATTCAGGCAGTTTGTTCAGTAGAGGAGAAGTTTATGGGAACCAAAATGAACTCTATGCACTAGTGCCACATGAAAAACCTAATGGGTTCGATGAAGTGCTGGAGGCGCTTAAGCAAGCAAAGTTATCGCTGCAACAGGAAGTCAGTAGAGTGTCGGTAACAGAAAGGAAATCTCTTGAGAAAACTGATAAACCTTCTATCAGAATGCCAGTAACTGAAAGTAAATCTCTTGAAAAAGCTATCCCCCCTTCTGTTCCTGCCAAGGAAGTTTGGGACAAGGGAGAGATTCCTGTTGGGTTATCTGGACTTTTCAGATTACCAACCGATTATGCCATTGAGGAAAGCAGAGCCACCTTGCTGGCTTCTGGTTCTCAGCCAAGTTTGGCAAACTATTATCCTAGTGCAGGGCTTGGAGTAACTGTTGGTGACAGAACTCTTACAAATTCATTCATAGATAGTAGGCCCACTTCTTCTGCTGGTAATTTTCTGGTAGCTGGTGATCATCAGTATGTCACTAGACCTTTGATGGATAGGAGGTCGATTTACTCATCAGGGGATGGAGTTCTTACCAGCCAATACTCTGATATTTCATCAAGAATATCCATGCAGAAACCATCTTTTGATAGTAACTTGGATCCTGGTCTACCCTCTTTCGGACAATTTACTCACTCCACCATTTCCTCCTCCCCTGACCTGATGCCACGGAGACCAGGTGATGAAAGATTTTTAACATGCCCTCCTAACATATCAGTTGGGATGCCTCCCTCAAAACTGGATGCGGGTCTATCCTCCAATCAATTTCCTTACCCCTCATTGCCATCCTATCCCAATCAAATGCCAAGGATACCGACTAATGAAGGATTTCCCACGGTACGCCCTGTTAGGTCAGTGGGGATGCCACCTGTTGATCATTTATTTTACAGTGATCATACCAGACCACATATGTATAGATAA